Proteins from one Nicotiana tabacum cultivar K326 chromosome 23, ASM71507v2, whole genome shotgun sequence genomic window:
- the LOC107812291 gene encoding putative GEM-like protein 8, which yields MKNLLSKNVVNIPMNSAVCSFEKQPKRLLSLSPCQDHIPSATSKILSKLKQRKSVIGKMTKLGERMDCLAQGIREHVSLSPKLTETMKGKLSLGAKILQVGGLERIFKQKFKVKDDEKLLKVSQCYLSTTAGPMAGLLFISTDKIAFCSERSIKLLSPTGKLLKIRYKVLIPINKTKKAKESENMEKRSQKYIQVVTEDDFEFWFMGFLNHQKTLRYLQQAISCSSSKLRR from the exons ATGAAGAACTTACTCAGTAAAAATGTGGTGAATATTCCAATGAATTCAGCTGTATGCTCATTTGAAAAGCAACCAAAAAGACTATTATCCCTATCTCCTTGCCAAGACCATATTCCATCTGCAACTTCAAAGATTTTATCTAAATTAAAGCAAA GAAAATCTGTGATTGGTAAGATGACCAAACTGGGAGAAAGGATGGACTGTCTTGCACAAGGCATTCGCGAACATG TGAGCCTAAGCCCGAAGCTAACAGAAACTATGAAGGGAAAATTGAGCCTTGGGGCCAAAATTCTTCAAGTAGGAGGGTTGGAAAGAATATTCAAGCAGAAGTTTAAGGTTAAAGATGATGAAAAGCTATTGAAGGTTTCTCAATGCTATTTATCAACGACAGCTGGTCCAATGGCAGGCCTTCTCTTCATCTCTACTGATAAGATTGCTTTCTGCAGTGAGCGATCAATAAAGCTCTTATCTCCAACTGGAAAGTTGCTTAAAATCCGTTACAAG GTATTGATCCcaataaataaaacaaagaaagcaaaagagagtGAAAATATGGAAAAGCGATCACAGAAGTATATACAAGTAGTTACAGAGGATGATTTTGAGTTCTGGTTTATGGGATTCCTTAATCATCAAAAGACTCTAAGATATCTACAGCAGGCAATTTCATGTTCTTCAAGCAAGCTAAGAAGAtag